One Candidatus Krumholzibacteriia bacterium genomic window carries:
- a CDS encoding NAD(P)-binding domain-containing protein, with product MTNLITILAFAMLTVFFVVRHMKARGGDAKAMVCPRCRATVPPGATRCPKCKVPMQLYEVVSAAAVDETKEDRDGSVPHAVVRADLCVGCGACVPVCPETGAIRMDGKLAVVNVALCTGHGKCVEACPVGGIVLARGDSVHRVEVPQVDTDFESNVRGVYVVGELGGRGLIKNAINEATVAVEHIADDLAALKKPADEGVYDVVVVGSGPAGLAAGLVAKSRGLRYVVLERGALADTIRKYPRAKFLLAEPVTVPLYGNLWVSDATKEQLLKVWEEIIAKTGLDVRTEQRVVNVAREGTVLHVATPDVVYRTRRVVLAMGRRGSPRKLGVAGEDAAKVIYDVVDMESFAGLHMLVVGGGDSAVESAVGLARQKGTTVTLSYRSAEFQRVKERNRKLLDEAVHCGVIRLLLKSQIREIHEREVVLEVEGREEIVRNDIVVVRIGGEPPFKFLEQIGIQIVKKDVPLPKETLFA from the coding sequence GTGACCAACCTTATCACCATACTCGCCTTCGCGATGCTAACGGTGTTCTTCGTGGTACGACACATGAAGGCGCGCGGTGGCGACGCCAAGGCGATGGTATGTCCGCGCTGCCGGGCCACGGTACCGCCGGGTGCCACGCGCTGCCCGAAGTGCAAGGTTCCGATGCAACTCTACGAGGTCGTTTCCGCGGCGGCCGTCGACGAAACGAAGGAAGACCGCGACGGGTCCGTGCCGCACGCGGTGGTGCGCGCCGACCTGTGTGTCGGTTGCGGTGCGTGCGTTCCGGTGTGTCCGGAAACGGGTGCCATCCGCATGGACGGCAAACTCGCGGTGGTGAACGTGGCCCTGTGCACGGGACACGGCAAGTGCGTCGAAGCCTGCCCGGTGGGCGGTATCGTGCTGGCCCGCGGTGACTCCGTGCACCGGGTGGAAGTGCCGCAAGTGGACACCGACTTCGAGAGCAACGTGCGCGGCGTGTACGTGGTGGGGGAACTGGGTGGCCGCGGACTGATCAAGAATGCCATCAACGAAGCCACGGTGGCGGTGGAGCACATAGCCGATGACCTCGCCGCACTGAAGAAGCCCGCGGACGAGGGCGTGTACGACGTGGTGGTCGTGGGCAGCGGACCCGCGGGTCTGGCCGCGGGCCTGGTGGCGAAATCGCGCGGGTTGCGTTACGTGGTTCTGGAGCGCGGTGCACTGGCCGACACCATCCGCAAGTACCCGCGCGCCAAGTTCCTCCTCGCCGAGCCGGTGACGGTTCCGCTCTACGGCAACCTGTGGGTATCGGACGCCACCAAGGAGCAATTGCTGAAGGTGTGGGAGGAGATCATCGCCAAGACCGGGCTCGACGTACGCACCGAACAGCGCGTGGTCAACGTGGCGCGCGAGGGTACGGTGCTCCATGTGGCGACGCCCGACGTGGTGTACCGCACGCGCCGCGTGGTGCTGGCCATGGGGCGGCGCGGCAGCCCGCGCAAGCTGGGCGTTGCCGGCGAGGACGCCGCCAAGGTCATCTACGACGTGGTGGACATGGAGTCCTTTGCGGGCCTGCACATGCTGGTGGTGGGTGGCGGCGACAGCGCGGTGGAATCCGCGGTCGGGCTGGCCCGCCAGAAGGGAACCACGGTGACGTTGAGCTACCGCAGCGCGGAGTTCCAGCGGGTCAAGGAGCGCAACCGCAAGTTGCTGGACGAAGCCGTCCACTGCGGTGTCATCCGCCTCCTGCTGAAGAGCCAGATCCGCGAGATTCACGAGAGGGAGGTCGTGCTGGAGGTGGAGGGACGCGAAGAGATCGTACGCAACGACATCGTGGTGGTGCGCATCGGCGGCGAGCCGCCGTTCAAGTTTCTGGAGCAGATTGGAATCCAGATCGTGAAGAAGGATGTGCCGCTTCCCAAGGAGACGTTGTTTGCCTGA